The nucleotide window ATGTCTTCATCAGCTACTACGTATGAAGCTGTCCAGAAACGAGGGATTTTGAGGGTGAGTGAGAGAATGAAGAAGACAGACACAGGCATAAGagacaaaaaaaacctcaatgttattaaaaatgcaagtaggggtgcacacctgtagccctagttactagggaggctgagacaggaggattgcttgagcccaagagtttaaggccagtctgggcaacatagtgagcccacctcaaaaaagagaaaaaatcactACAACCATAGAGGTACAGTAAATTCTAAATCTAATTGCCATATTAAGAGGCATTCATTCTCCATTCCCTTCATAAAACCTACTTGTTAATGCCAGTCACACTAAATATTCATAACCAATAGGCTATGCACTAGTACAAAAGTCTCAAAAGTGGAGagtagccaagcacagtggctcacacctgtaaccccaacacgttgggaggccaattcaggagcattgcttgagcccaggagtttgagatcagcctgggcaacatggtgacaccatgtctctaaaaaaatttttaaaattagccaggcatggtagcacatgcctatagtaccagctatgaagggaggctgaggtgggaggatcacttgagcccgggagttcaaggctgcagtgagctatgatcatgccactgcactccagcctgggcaacagagccagactttttttttttttttttttttaagaagaaaaaaaaaaaaggctgggcacagtggctcacgcctgtaatcccagcactttgggaggccttggtggGCAGATGAGCAGgcagttcgaggccagtctggccaacatggagaaaccccgtctctactaaaaatacaaaaattagctgggcgtggtgacgcattcctgtaatcccagctactcaggaggctgaggcgggagaatcacttgaaccggggaggtggaggttgcagtgcgccgagatcgcgccattgcacttcagcctgggcaacaagagcaaaactctgtctccaaaaaaaaaagtgaagagtaTTCAGTAAGATCTCTAggatacaaggaaaaaaaaatattttttatctcaccgttttaaaatttctatttggtaATATACCTGGCACattacatatatgcaaatatatatgtatataaatacatatacatactacctgtgtacacacatacatattctcAGCTAAACAACAAACACATATGGACCACATACGAAAAACTTTTTTATAGGAGTAGTGCACATTTCAGAAAGTTTGCAGCCACCTCTCAGTCCTACCTGCCTGCCTTTTGCAGTTGACTTGCATGCTACGTCAAGTCTCTTCCCAACCTGTTTATGTCTGTAATACTTGTaatcatttattataatttaattaaattttatataagctGATGGAATGttgttttaataaaagaataGTCTCTGCAGAAACTTACGTTGCAAAGGCTTATTTGCAGTGCAGATTGGACagagtgtttttttttagttgctGTCAAATTTAGGCTAGGTAAGATACCTGTGCACAGTTGAATGCCATAATCATAAAAATCTAGGATTCTGCTTTAGTTTGGCTTGCAAAAATCTGGTATAATAAACTCCCATGTACCCTTATCCAGTTTCAGGGATTATCAGCTCACAGCcaattttgtttcctctcttcccCAACTGAGgtaatttcaaaacaaatcccagatattctatgttttatttataagtatttcattgtatatcttttattaaaggggacctttttaaaaagcatagccAAAATAATATCATAACTGAAACATTCAGTCACTTGTGAATATATCAAATATCTCTGATCAGAGTTAGATTTCCCCAATTCAGACATTTCTCTTAGCCTTTCAGCCCAATATAGATCTTTCAGCCAACTGGTGGCGAGGTGATGGATTGGTGACCATGGGGAGGGTGCAGTTGAACTTGAGCATGGGGAGAATGAActgggggtgggagaaggaaggagctCCATCTCCAGGACAGAGGCTCTTGTTGCCTCCAAGGGTCACCGTCCTCCCTGTGTGCACAGCTCAGAGCTTGAACGTGTTTCAGCCAGAAAGAACCTCACCCAGAGGGGCTGCATCCATTCTGCTTCCCCGCAGGATGTGTCTCGTGGCCTGTGATTTAGACCGCTGGGTACTTGGACGTCTGGGCCCGCAGTGTGAGGACTTCCAGCCCCTAAAGGTGTTCTTCATTATCCAGACCCATCCCTTCCCTGGGCCTTGACCACAGTGGTGAGCTCAGCAGAATTCCCTCAAAAGGAGCGCTGTGTTTTGAGTGGCTCATGGGAACCCAGGGTTGGGGTTCCAGAGGTAGCTGAGCAGTGACAGGAGAGTGCTCAGGAGAGGCCCTGCCTGAACAGGGGAGCCAGGGGAGGAGCATGCACAGCAGGACCGGGTTCTGCTGTGCCCGCTACAGCGTGATAAGGCAAGCAGGGCAGCCCAGACTGACACTTCTTCCTTTCGGTGCTTCCTGAAAGTGAGTGCAGCTGCTTCGTGGCTGACTTCGTTATCCGTTTATTTCCAGggaagactccctctcaaaaaagtTTTCACTGAGGTGCATGCAGTGTGGACACAAGCAAGTGGCTTTGCCTGGCTGAAACAGTGATAAAAGGAGCTAGCTCCCTTAGAGGGAGTGAGGGTCAGCTACGCTTGCACACGTAAATACATGGAATGATGCTTGGTATACAACGTTGTCTAACAGAATATCCTGTGATCGTGCAAACATATTGTGTCTGTGCTTCCCGATGCAGTTGAGCCCTTAAAAGAAGGCTGAAGTGACTGAGGaaactttaatttaaatttgaacAGCCACATATGGCTTTGGTGGCTACTACATTCCGTGCAAGTCTAGGAGATGTTGATAATACCATAACgatggtattttgtttttatccacCCATCTGCACACTGATGTAAAACTTTTAATATGGTTCTCAGTGAAGACCTAGAAGACAATACTGGTATGAAAAGCAGAGACAATATTAATAAAGTGGTGTTTGCTCTGCATCTGTGTGGCCTGGAACATTTAGGATGTCAAAGATCATCTCTGAAATGAAGAGTCAGATTTTGAAGTGGACTGCATCTGTGGGAGTCTTTCAAGGAAGGAGAGGCAGCCTTGTGATAGGCATGGGTGGGAGCAGGAACTCAGGCTGACATTTCATGTGTGCTTCTTACTGGCTATGTGGCATGAGTCACATTGCTTCGTATTTTTGATCGCCAGTGTTCATCTGGAAGATGAGAGTCATGATATGCACCTGCCTGCTGGGGTTGTCATATGTGCTGTGCTGTCAGGGTGCCTAAGCTCCGTCCGTGAGGACCGTGGTTATCATTCAGATAATGATGATGCTAATACCACAACTTAATGCACAATCACTGTCACTTCTAATTAGATTGgaaagtttaataatttttatccCTGTCAGATGCCAGGGATGCCGATTGATTGCTCTAGCTACTACTTAAATGTATATGCTCTTTTGACTTTTAAACATTTACTCTCTAGACTTTTAAGCATTAGAATCCAGTGAACTGAGGGAGAGAGAAACCTCTGACATGATCCCTAATGCCTGATCGAGGTGAGAGCGAGCAGGTCTGCCACGGTGACTTCAGGTTCCCAGCTGTCTTCTTCTTGTGCCCAGACTGTGGGTGTTCAAGTCGTATGTACATCTTGTGCTGCCTGCAAAGATTTGGTATCCAGAAGTTGATAGAATACaatgttttttaaaggaagaggTTTTTGGTGCTAACCATGCAGCCTGGCTTCTTGACatcatatcatttttattttactcaattGAAATGAGTCAACAAAAACATAAGGCTGGAAGAATAGAAACTCTGACTTAACTGCTTCTTCATATGTTCTCCCTTTCTGCCTCCTCATATGTTCTCCGTTTCCTCTCCTAGATGTGATATTTGCTGCGTCACCTTTCGAACACATCGAGGACTGCTGCGTCACAACGCGCTTGTCCACAAACAACTTCCCAGGGATGCAATGGGCAGGCCTTTCATACAGAACAACCCTTCGATTCCTGCTGGCTTCCACGACTTAGGATTCACAGACTTCTCCTGTAGGAAGTTTCCTCGCATTTCTCAGGTATTCTGATCAGCCCATGGAAGCAACCAGCAACTGCCTTCCATGGTCCACGCAGTTAGACTAAACTTCCTCTCCCTtaggtttctttccttaaaatgtCGGTTgggctttgtcttttttataacaccttttttcttaaaattatcgTTGGCCCTTTCAGTCTTCCTTGGGTTGTTGGGTTGAGAAGGGCGCAGTCTTGTTTGGAGTTGAATATCCTAAGAACTTGTGCATCAGTCTAGCTGTTCTGTGCCTTTTGCCCATTCTTGGGTCTTTGAGGTTTAAGATGTCAACCCTGGTAGGCCAGGccccagtgactcacacctgtaatgccagcactttgtgaggccaaggcaggaggatcgtttgaggtcaggagtttgagacctgcctggacagcatagcaagactttatctctacaaaaaatttaaaaattagccaggcatggtggtgtgcacctagtagtcccagctacttgggaggctgaggtgggaggatacttgagcccagcagattgaggctgcattgagccatgatcacgccactgccctccagcctgggtggcagagagagagtgtctcaaaaataaaattttagggccgggcacggtggctcatgcctgtaatcccagcactttgggaggccacggtggtcagatcacaaggttaggagttcaagaccagcctgaccaacatggtgaaacctcatctgtactaaaaatacaaaaattagccagatgtggtggcacgctcctgtaatcccagctactcgggaggctgaggcaggagaatcacttgaacccaggaggatgaggttgtagtgagccgagactgtaccattgcactccagcctgggcaacagagcaagactccatctcaaaaaaaaaaaaaaaaaaaatttttttttaataaaataaaagttgtgaaTTGTAAAACACCCCAGCCCTATAATAATTGGAATTTGTGGGCTTTTAAAAGAATCTTTACTATCTGCGTTGCagctaaatattctaaatattgtgGTTTCTATTAAAAACAGTTTGGGTCATTATTGACCTGAATAAGAAAAGAGCCATATATATTCCCGCTAATAAAGCACCTGCTAAAACTACTTTGAAAtcggctgggcacaatggctcgtgcctgtaaccccagcactttgggaggccaaggcgggtggagcacttgaggccaggagtttaagaccagcctggccaacacagtgaaaccccgtctctactaaaaatataaaaaattagctgggcatggtggcacatgcctataatcccagctgccgGGGAGGCTTAGGCATGacgatctcttgaacctgagaggtggaagttgcagcgaaccgagatcatgcctgggtgacacagcgagactcagtctcaaaaataaataaataaaactaaaactactttgaaattattttttcccccatttaaaGAAGTTCAGATAGAAGGCATCAACAGTGTTGTTCTTCAAGTGTATAAGGTACAAACTCAATGGATTGTTCCATATGCACACCACCCATGTTAACCCCCCAGGTGACATTCCTCATAGCCCCTCCTAGGCAGTGTCCCCCTTCCACAATCATAGAGGGGTAGGGTAGCTGATTCTCCAACATCTCCCACCCTCAGTTTCGCAAGGcacccattttttaaaagaattaattcTACTCTTGTGGTATTGTTACTTAACTATGCTTCAGAATCTCTCATGAGATATCTTGTGGGGTTGATATCATTTATCATGCAAACATGATTCTTAAGATGCTTTGTGGATTTCCTTATTCAGTCTAGTGTGTGAGCAAGCAGGagaaggtcatttttttttttttaaggcagagtcttgttctgttgcccaggttacaGTGCAGTGTGGCATAGTCATgtctcactgcagactcaacctccttAGGCTCAGgtgcttttcctgcctcagcttcccagtagctaggacacaggcatgtaccaccatatctggctaattttcttgctttttatagagacgaggtcttgctatgttgcccaggctagtcacaaactcctggcctcaagcgatcctcccacttcggtctctggagtagctgggactggaggcatgagccaacacacctggcaaatttttttttttctttttttgtagagatatgggatcttgctatgttgcccagactgggaaCTCTTTTTATATTATGGGGGAAGATTGTGGGATAAATGTACAACAAATACTTTGTGCATCTCCGTTTAGTGATTATTTTTTCAATCTTCACGTGTGTTCCCTTGCTTTTACCGGTGGGTTCTATATAGGCCTGGTGCGAAACAAACCTGCGGAGGTGCATCAGCGAGCAGCACCGTTTTGTCTGCGACACCTGTGACAAGGCGTTCCCCATGCTCTGCTCACTGGCCCTGCACAAGCAGACCCACATGGCGGCAGACCAGGGTCAAGAAAAGTTGCAGGCCACGCCCCTGCCTGCTGACGCCCTGGACCAGAAGGGCTTCCTGGCCTTGCTTGGCCTGCAGCACACCAAAGACGTCAGGCCTGTCCCCGCCGAGGAGCCCCTGCCGGATGACAACCAGGCAATTCAGCTCCAGACACTCAAGTGTCAGCTACCTCAGGACCCCGGCTGCACCAACCTGCTGAGCCTGTCTCCTTTTGAAGCTGCTTCCCTAGGCGGTTCTCTCACAGTTCTCCCCGCGACCAAGGACAGCATAAAGCACCTGTCCCTGCAGCCCTTCCAGAAGGGCTTCATCATCCAGCCTGACAGCAGCATTGTGGTCAAGCCCATCTCTGGCGAGTCGGCCATTGAGCTGGCAGACATCCAGCAGATTCTGAAGATGGCGGCCTCGGCTCCCCCTCAGATCAGTCTTCCGCCCTTCTCCAAGGCCCCCGCCGCCCCACTGCAGGCGATCTTCAAGCACATGCCCCCTCTGAAGCCAAAGCCCCTGGTCACACCACGGACGGTGGTGGCCACCTCCACGCCCCCGCCTCTCATCAACGCCCAGCAGGCTTCCCCAGGCTGTATCAGCCCCAGCCTGCCGCTGCCGCCCCTGAAGCTCCTCAAAGGCTCAGTGGAGGCGCCCTCCAACGCCCACCTGCTGCAGCCCAAGTCCGGGACCCAGCCCAGCGCGGCCACGCGGCTCTCCCTGCAGCAGCCGCGGGCGGAGCTACCGGGCCAGCCCGAGATGAAGACGCAGCTGGAGCAGGACAGCATCATCGAGGCCCTGCTGCCGCTGAGCATGGAGGCCAAGATCAAGCAGGAGATCACAGAGGGGGAGCTCAAGGCCTTCATGACAGCGCCCAGCGGCAAAAAGACGCCAGCCATGCGCAAGGTGCTCTACCCCTGCCGCTTCTGCAACCAGGTGTTTGCCTTCTCGGGGGTCTTGCGTGCCCATGTGCGCTCCCACCTGGGCATCTCGCCATACCAGTGCAACATCTGCGACTACATCGCCGCCGACAAGGCCGCGCTCATCCGCCACCTGCGCACGCACAGTGGGGAGCGGCCCTACATTTGCAAGATCTGCCACTATCCCTTCACTGTCAAAGCCAACTGCGAGCGGCACCTGCGCAAGAAGCACCTCAAGGCAACCCGCAAGGATATCGAGAAGAACATCGAGTATGTGAGTAGCAGCGCGGCCGAGCTGGTGGACGCCTTCTGTGCCCCGGACACCGTGTGCCGGCTGTGCGGCGAGGACCTCAAGCACTACCGTGCCCTGCGCATCCACATGCGCACGCACTGCGGCCGCGGCCTGGGCGGGGGCCACAAGGGCCGCAAGCCCTTCGAGTGCAAGGAGTGCAGCGCCGCGTTCGCGGCCAAGCGCAACTGCATCCACCACATCCTCAAGCAGCACCTGCACGTGCCCGAGCAGGACATCGAGAGCTACGTGCTGGCCGCCGACAGCCTGGGGCCCGCGGAGGCGCCAGCCACTGAGGCCTCGGGGCGCGGGGAGGACAGTGGCTGCGCTGCCCTTGGTGACTGCAAGCCCCTCACCACCTTCCTGGAGCCCCAGAACGGCTTTCTTCACAGGAGCCCCAcccagcctccgcctccccatGTCTCGATCAAGTTGGAGCCCGCCAGTAGCTTTGCGGTGGACTTCAATGAGCCCCTGGACTTTTCTCAGAAGGGCCTGGCGCTGGTCCAAGTGAAGCAGGAAAACACCTCCTTCCAGAGCCCTTCCTCCCTGGTCCCCTACGACTGCTCCATGGAGCCCATCGACCTGTCCATCCCCAAGAACTTCAGGAAAGGGGACAAGGATTTGGCCACTCCCAGCGAAGCCAACAAGCCTGAGCAGGAGGCGGGGAGCAGCGGGCAGCCCTCTCCCTGTCCAGCACCCGGCCCTTCTCTTCCCGTGACTTTGGGGCCCAGCGGGATCCTGGAAAGCCCGATGGCCACTGCGCCGGCGGCCACCCCGGAGCCCGCAGCGCAGCCCCTGCAGGGCCCCGTTCAGCTGGCGGTCCCAATCTACTCCTCAGCCCTGGTCAGCAGCCCTCCCCTCGTGGGCAGCTCAGCCCTCCTGAGTGGCACAGCCTTGCTGCGGCCACTGCGGCCCAAGCCCCCCCTGCTTTTGCCAAAGCCCCCCGTGACAGAAGAGCTGCCCCCGCTGGCCTCCATTGCCCAGATCATCTCATCTGTATCCTCGGCCCCCACCCTCCTGAAAACCAAGGTGGCGGATCCAGGGCCAGCAAGCACTGGCAGTAACACCACGGCTTCAGACAGCTTAGGAGGCTGTGTCCCCAAAGCCGCCACCACTGCCACCCCTGCTGCCACCACCAGCCCAAAAGAGTCTAGTGAGCCTCCCGCTCCAGCCAGCAGCCCAGAGGCTGCCTCTCCCACCGAGCAGGGCCCAGCGGGCACCTCGAAGAAGAGGGGCCGGAAAAGGGGGGTGAGGAGCCGGCCCCGCGCCAACAGCGTTGGGGTGGACCTGGACTCCAGCGGGGAGTTTGCGAGCATCGAGAAGATGCTGGCCACCACGGACACCAACAAGTTCAGTCCGTTTCTGCAGACAGCGGAGGACAACACTCAGGATGAGGTGGCCGGAGCCCCCGCCGACCACCACGGGCCCAGTGATGAAGAGCAGGGCAGTCCCCCAGAAGACAAGCTGCTGAGGGCCAAGCGGAACTCGTACACCAACTGCCTGCAGAAGATCACCTGTCCCCACTGTCCCCGGGTTTTCCCTTGGGCCAGCTCCCTACAGAggcacatgctcacacacactgGTAAGAGGGCCACCGGGCTCCCAGGCGGTGAGTCCTACATCGTGGCAGGGGGAGCCACGGGTGGGGGTCATAAGCGAGATGAATCTCCCACAGCTCCAGTTATTCCTAGCTTGCCTTCTTCCCCTGTCTGCGAAGCCCCGGGCTTGTCTGGTGGTGCTGTATTTCCTGTGTGCTCTCAGTACCCACATGTCCTGTGTGCAGGGGCTGAGCCCTCCAAGGGCAGCATTCTAGTGAGTGTTCACCCAGGGCGTTTTGAGGTGAAAGTGGTCACAGGCCCTCAGATCACTCATGGCGTCGCCTCATCCCTTCCGGAGGCGGTAGCCAGATTATCTACTGGGTTAAGCAGGGAGGCAGCTCCGGAGAAGTGAGACTTTGAAGGTATTGGGGCATAATGAGCTCGGTGCTTTGACACTAGACATTCCATTCCAGTGTCCTCAGTGCAgcgttttaaattttgaaaattttgtgaAGTTTTTTTGGATGCCGTGTATTCTTAAATCTTACAAATTGTGATGTTGGCCGTTTTCTTTCGGTTCACTAAGTCACATCTTCCCCTGTTGATTGTGAAAATCAGCAATGAGTGGTGGTAGAATGTTTTGAAATTTCTGTTTATGCTACAATTGTaagcctttctgagaaacttctctcGGAAGGGCCCGGCGCTGGTCCAGGTCAAGCAGGAAAACATCTTCCTGAGCTGTTCTTCCCTGGCCCCTACGACGGGTCCCTAGAGCCCATCGACCTGTCCATCCCCAAGAACTCACACCCAAGTGTGAAAAGGCTCTAAGTAATAGACTTAAATGGTCAAAATGATACCCCCaaaactattttccttttttctttttttctttttttttaaagacaaagtcttaCTACATTTGttctggctgatctcaaacttctgggctcaagcacttttcttgcctctgcctcagaaagtgctgggattacaagcgtgagcccccgcacctggccccaaaagtatttttctttatttgagacggagtctcactctgttacccaggctggactggagtagtgtgatctcagctcactgcaacctctgcctccccagttcaagcagttctccctgcctcagcctcccaagtggctgggattacaggcatgcgctaccatgcctggctaatttttgtatttttagtagagatggcgtttcaccatgttggccaggctggtctcgaactcctgacctcaggtgatctgcctacctcagcctctcaaaatgctgggattacaggcgtgagccaccatgcccgacctgcccaaaagtatttttcaaatgttagtttccagaagttgatttttaaagagaagtttaGGATAggaatatactttaaataattttgtatcaGGTGCTTCTAGTATATAAATGGCCATACAACTCTCACCTGAATtacaatttttgaattttctcagTGAACAGCCTCTGTATTCAATGATTTATGTTATTGAACTAAGGGCAAATTAGTGAGATCCTATCTTTTTGGGGTTTACagccaaaatattaataaatagatAGGCCCTAAAACCACATGGTACTGGATTGGCGAATAAAATACAGAAcaccagttaaatttgaatttcagatagacaacaaataatttttagtataagtatttTTATGCAGTTCTTGGGatttactaaaaaattatttgtttatccaaaattcaaatttagcTCTGGGCATCCtggtttttttgtgggtttttctttttgcgCTAAATATGGTAACCCAAGGTAGTCAGGAGGTTTATGACAGGATGTTGAGGGTGGGTTGTGGGAATTGGTGTGAGCTGTGCTCTGTATCTTGGTGGAAATGTATTACATAGAGTTGATCATCCCACAAAGCTTTGGAGAAGCTCGTGGAAGGCTGTTTCTCCTAGATGAGGTGGAACAGCAGGAGGGAGGTCATGGAGCCACCGCTGGATACCTGAACAGTGTGCAGAATAGagcctggggagggagaggaagctgGGAGCCAGAGGGAGTTGTGGCTGGGAGCGATAGGTCTCTGAGAGGCCGCACTGGTCACCAGAGCTTGCCACACAGACACGGCATTTCTTTCTGCTGTGGTGGGTCCTTGAATCCAGGGATTGAGGAGTAGCAAGTCAGGAGTGCCTATCCAGGGAAGACTCAAGGAGAACCAGGATTTCTAGATTTGTAAAGTATGTACTGCCCTTTCATACCACTGTCTTCCTGTTAAAATAGTTTAAGCCTGACAAGTAAAGCAGCCATTCTAATGATGATAGCAGTTCAGGGAAGAAAATGCATCTTCAAGAGAAGGTGCCCCTTATAGCAGTCTCTTTTGCTACCCTTTTTGGGTATCACCTGTTTATCGCCTACTGAGAGTCTATAGAGAAGTGAGTCTTTCTGTTACCACTTTTCAGAAAGCAGATGGTCTGGATCTGATGATTGGCTTGGCTCGCGCCCTTCCTCAGTGCTCTCACCTCCCCCTGCTGTCACCCAGCCTCCCCATCTTCCTCCTCcggtatttccttttttaagagtTGTGCCCATGTCTTTGCAGGTGCATGATATGTGTTC belongs to Macaca thibetana thibetana isolate TM-01 chromosome 4, ASM2454274v1, whole genome shotgun sequence and includes:
- the RREB1 gene encoding ras-responsive element-binding protein 1 isoform X1 — protein: MTSSSPVGLEGSDLSSINTMMSAVMSVGKVTENGGSPQGIKSPSKPPGPNRIGRRNQETKEEKSSYNCPLCEKICTTQHQLTMHIRQHNTDTGGADHSCSICGKSLSSASSLDRHMLVHSGERPYKCTVCGQSFTTNGNMHRHMKIHEKDPNSATATAPPSPLKRRRLSSKRKLSHDAESEREDPAPAKKMVEDGQSGDLEKKADEVFHCPVCFKEFVCKYGLETHMETHSDNPLRCDICCVTFRTHRGLLRHNALVHKQLPRDAMGRPFIQNNPSIPAGFHDLGFTDFSCRKFPRISQAWCETNLRRCISEQHRFVCDTCDKAFPMLCSLALHKQTHMAADQGQEKLQATPLPADALDQKGFLALLGLQHTKDVRPVPAEEPLPDDNQAIQLQTLKCQLPQDPGCTNLLSLSPFEAASLGGSLTVLPATKDSIKHLSLQPFQKGFIIQPDSSIVVKPISGESAIELADIQQILKMAASAPPQISLPPFSKAPAAPLQAIFKHMPPLKPKPLVTPRTVVATSTPPPLINAQQASPGCISPSLPLPPLKLLKGSVEAPSNAHLLQPKSGTQPSAATRLSLQQPRAELPGQPEMKTQLEQDSIIEALLPLSMEAKIKQEITEGELKAFMTAPSGKKTPAMRKVLYPCRFCNQVFAFSGVLRAHVRSHLGISPYQCNICDYIAADKAALIRHLRTHSGERPYICKICHYPFTVKANCERHLRKKHLKATRKDIEKNIEYVSSSAAELVDAFCAPDTVCRLCGEDLKHYRALRIHMRTHCGRGLGGGHKGRKPFECKECSAAFAAKRNCIHHILKQHLHVPEQDIESYVLAADSLGPAEAPATEASGRGEDSGCAALGDCKPLTTFLEPQNGFLHRSPTQPPPPHVSIKLEPASSFAVDFNEPLDFSQKGLALVQVKQENTSFQSPSSLVPYDCSMEPIDLSIPKNFRKGDKDLATPSEANKPEQEAGSSGQPSPCPAPGPSLPVTLGPSGILESPMATAPAATPEPAAQPLQGPVQLAVPIYSSALVSSPPLVGSSALLSGTALLRPLRPKPPLLLPKPPVTEELPPLASIAQIISSVSSAPTLLKTKVADPGPASTGSNTTASDSLGGCVPKAATTATPAATTSPKESSEPPAPASSPEAASPTEQGPAGTSKKRGRKRGVRSRPRANSVGVDLDSSGEFASIEKMLATTDTNKFSPFLQTAEDNTQDEVAGAPADHHGPSDEEQGSPPEDKLLRAKRNSYTNCLQKITCPHCPRVFPWASSLQRHMLTHTGQKPFPCQKCDAFFSTKSNCERHQLRKHGVTTCSLRRNGLIPQSKESDVGSHDSTDSQSDAETAATAGEVLDLTSRDREQPSEGATELRQVTGDAPAEPAKAETASPVHGEEHGPGESHEPEEERGAEESAGDADGAEEDASSNQSLDLDFATKLMDFKLAEGEGEGEAGAGGAASQEQKLACDTCGKSFKFLGTLSRHRKAHGRQEPKDEKGDGASTAEEGPPPAPEQEEKPPETPVEVVESAPGAGEAPAEKPAEEIEGPSDGESATEKRSSEKSDDDKKPKTDSPKSVVSKADKRKKVCSVCNKRFWSLQDLTRHMRSHTGERPYKCQTCERTFTLKHSLVRHQRIHQKARHAKHHGKDSDKDERGEEDSENESTHSGNNPVSENEAELAPSTSSHMAVTRSRKEGLASATKDCSHREEKVTARRPSEPGQGDLNPESPVALGQDLLEPRSKRPTHPTLATADSTSQLPGME
- the RREB1 gene encoding ras-responsive element-binding protein 1 isoform X2 produces the protein MTSSSPVGLEGSDLSSINTMMSAVMSVGKVTENGGSPQGIKSPSKPPGPNRIGRRNQETKEEKSSYNCPLCEKICTTQHQLTMHIRQHNTDTGGADHSCSICGKSLSSASSLDRHMLVHSGERPYKCTVCGQSFTTNGNMHRHMKIHEKDPNSATATAPPSPLKRRRLSSKRKLSHDAESEREDPAPAKKMVEDGQSGDLEKKADEVFHCPVCFKEFVCKYGLETHMETHSDNPLRCDICCVTFRTHRGLLRHNALVHKQLPRDAMGRPFIQNNPSIPAGFHDLGFTDFSCRKFPRISQAWCETNLRRCISEQHRFVCDTCDKAFPMLCSLALHKQTHMAADQGQEKLQATPLPADALDQKGFLALLGLQHTKDVRPVPAEEPLPDDNQAIQLQTLKCQLPQDPGCTNLLSLSPFEAASLGGSLTVLPATKDSIKHLSLQPFQKGFIIQPDSSIVVKPISGESAIELADIQQILKMAASAPPQISLPPFSKAPAAPLQAIFKHMPPLKPKPLVTPRTVVATSTPPPLINAQQASPGCISPSLPLPPLKLLKGSVEAPSNAHLLQPKSGTQPSAATRLSLQQPRAELPGQPEMKTQLEQDSIIEALLPLSMEAKIKQEITEGELKAFMTAPSGKKTPAMRKVLYPCRFCNQVFAFSGVLRAHVRSHLGISPYQCNICDYIAADKAALIRHLRTHSGERPYICKICHYPFTVKANCERHLRKKHLKATRKDIEKNIEYVSSSAAELVDAFCAPDTVCRLCGEDLKHYRALRIHMRTHCGRGLGGGHKGRKPFECKECSAAFAAKRNCIHHILKQHLHVPEQDIESYVLAADSLGPAEAPATEASGRGEDSGCAALGDCKPLTTFLEPQNGFLHRSPTQPPPPHVSIKLEPASSFAVDFNEPLDFSQKGLALVQVKQENTSFQSPSSLVPYDCSMEPIDLSIPKNFRKGDKDLATPSEANKPEQEAGSSGQPSPCPAPGPSLPVTLGPSGILESPMATAPAATPEPAAQPLQGPVQLAVPIYSSALVSSPPLVGSSALLSGTALLRPLRPKPPLLLPKPPVTEELPPLASIAQIISSVSSAPTLLKTKVADPGPASTGSNTTASDSLGGCVPKAATTATPAATTSPKESSEPPAPASSPEAASPTEQGPAGTSKKRGRKRGVRSRPRANSVGVDLDSSGEFASIEKMLATTDTNKFSPFLQTAEDNTQDEVAGAPADHHGPSDEEQGSPPEDKLLRAKRNSYTNCLQKITCPHCPRVFPWASSLQRHMLTHTDSQSDAETAATAGEVLDLTSRDREQPSEGATELRQVTGDAPAEPAKAETASPVHGEEHGPGESHEPEEERGAEESAGDADGAEEDASSNQSLDLDFATKLMDFKLAEGEGEGEAGAGGAASQEQKLACDTCGKSFKFLGTLSRHRKAHGRQEPKDEKGDGASTAEEGPPPAPEQEEKPPETPVEVVESAPGAGEAPAEKPAEEIEGPSDGESATEKRSSEKSDDDKKPKTDSPKSVVSKADKRKKVCSVCNKRFWSLQDLTRHMRSHTGERPYKCQTCERTFTLKHSLVRHQRIHQKARHAKHHGKDSDKDERGEEDSENESTHSGNNPVSENEAELAPSTSSHMAVTRSRKEGLASATKDCSHREEKVTARRPSEPGQGDLNPESPVALGQDLLEPRSKRPTHPTLATADSTSQLPGME